One window of Hylemonella gracilis genomic DNA carries:
- a CDS encoding type IV pili methyl-accepting chemotaxis transducer N-terminal domain-containing protein: protein MSIPRFSAPTAARPATPLLMPDTQIRDAAPATPPHPQGISIVNLAARQRMLSQRLILQILLAARGDTAKLDEARRTLQLFGESHQRLTGAATATGLGDAEARRIHDTYRGPAGVGPVIDAFMRLVREAIDRIVARDTTTPETISQLVDQTDRILSALDTATTAFDDITRSRSGAMLKELVSIVGDIQGVAKEAKIVSFNAQVMAARAGQHGREFAVVANVLSNITDVIDGLTRKAAVLAEQRHTLAA from the coding sequence ATGTCCATTCCGCGCTTTTCCGCCCCCACCGCCGCCCGGCCCGCGACGCCCTTGTTGATGCCCGACACACAGATCCGCGACGCGGCGCCCGCGACCCCGCCGCACCCGCAGGGCATCTCCATCGTGAACCTCGCCGCGCGCCAGCGCATGCTGTCGCAACGCTTGATCCTGCAGATCCTGCTGGCCGCGCGCGGCGACACGGCCAAGCTGGACGAGGCGCGCCGCACCTTGCAGCTCTTCGGCGAGAGCCACCAGCGTTTGACGGGCGCTGCCACGGCCACAGGACTGGGCGACGCCGAAGCCCGCCGCATCCACGACACCTACCGCGGCCCGGCAGGCGTGGGACCAGTCATCGATGCGTTCATGCGGCTGGTGCGCGAGGCCATCGACCGCATCGTGGCGCGGGACACGACCACCCCTGAAACCATCTCCCAGTTGGTCGACCAGACCGACCGCATCCTGTCGGCGCTGGACACCGCGACCACGGCTTTCGATGACATCACCCGCAGCCGCTCTGGCGCCATGCTCAAGGAACTGGTCAGCATCGTGGGCGACATCCAGGGCGTGGCCAAGGAGGCCAAGATCGTGAGCTTCAACGCCCAGGTGATGGCCGCCCGCGCGGGCCAGCACGGACGCGAGTTCGCCGTCGTCGCCAACGTGCTGTCCAACATCACCGATGTGATCGACGGCCTCACGCGCAAGGCCGCGGTGCTGGCCGAACAACGCCACACGCTCGCGGCCTGA
- the cobA gene encoding uroporphyrinogen-III C-methyltransferase, with protein sequence MNTQMQVSSARAEGRVYLVGAGPGDPELLTLRAARILARADALVYDNLVSDGVLALANPTAQRIYAGKRRNEHTLRQEQINTLLVQLAREGRQVVRLKGGDPFIFGRGGEEMQKLAEAGVPFEVVPGITAASGVACYAGIPLTHRDHAQSCLFVTGHLKHVQDAADTTSDGAQGPTQPDLDWAALARPQQTVVIYMGLSALPAICHKLIEHGAPPTRPIAAVQHATLATQRVVIGTLADLPTQPGVQALRSPSLLIVGDVVTLHGALDWFDPSAVAAMRLSHDELRPPPSLSPPGASS encoded by the coding sequence ATGAACACGCAGATGCAAGTGTCCAGCGCCCGTGCAGAGGGCCGTGTCTACCTCGTCGGCGCCGGCCCCGGGGACCCGGAGCTGCTGACCCTGCGCGCCGCGCGCATCCTGGCCCGGGCCGATGCCCTGGTCTACGACAACCTGGTGTCCGACGGCGTGCTCGCCCTGGCCAACCCGACGGCCCAACGCATCTACGCGGGCAAGCGCCGCAATGAACATACGCTGCGCCAGGAGCAGATCAACACCCTGTTGGTGCAACTGGCGCGCGAAGGCCGCCAGGTCGTGCGGCTCAAGGGCGGCGACCCCTTCATCTTCGGCCGCGGTGGCGAGGAGATGCAAAAGCTGGCCGAAGCCGGCGTGCCCTTCGAGGTCGTGCCTGGCATCACGGCGGCCAGCGGCGTGGCCTGTTACGCGGGCATTCCACTCACCCACCGTGACCACGCCCAAAGCTGCCTCTTTGTGACGGGCCACCTGAAGCATGTCCAGGATGCCGCCGACACCACGTCCGACGGCGCGCAGGGCCCCACGCAACCCGACCTGGACTGGGCCGCGCTGGCACGGCCCCAGCAGACCGTGGTGATCTACATGGGTTTGTCCGCCCTGCCCGCCATCTGCCACAAACTCATCGAGCACGGCGCACCACCCACGCGCCCCATCGCGGCGGTGCAGCATGCCACGCTGGCCACGCAGCGTGTCGTCATCGGCACGCTGGCTGACCTGCCCACGCAGCCCGGCGTGCAGGCGCTGCGTTCGCCCAGCCTGCTGATCGTGGGCGACGTGGTGACCTTGCATGGCGCGCTCGACTGGTTCGACCCGAGCGCCGTTGCCGCCATGCGCCTGAGCCACGACGAGCTGCGTCCGCCACCATCCTTGTCCCCTCCAGGAGCCTCCTCATGA
- a CDS encoding ABC transporter ATP-binding protein: MNNAYLSLSQVDMTFQSRGGASNPVLRNINLDVRRGEFISLIGHSGCGKSTVLNIVAGLLRATQGGVIVDGREVNAPGPDRAVVFQNHSLLPWLTVHQNVALAVEKIFRDSKTAAERKAWVLHNLEMVNMTHALHRLPSEISGGMKQRVGIARALAMEPKVLLLDEPFGALDALTRAHLQDEVIRIQGELGNTVLMITHDVDEAVLLSDRVVMMTNGPAATIGQILDVPLPRPRNRIALASDSAYNHCRQEILSFLHEKQRKVEPITTPRSDTATAALRA; the protein is encoded by the coding sequence ATGAACAACGCTTACCTCAGCCTGTCCCAGGTGGACATGACCTTTCAAAGCCGCGGCGGCGCCAGCAACCCGGTGCTGCGCAACATCAACCTCGACGTGCGCCGGGGCGAGTTCATCTCGCTGATCGGCCATTCGGGCTGCGGCAAGTCGACCGTGCTCAACATCGTCGCCGGCCTGCTGCGGGCAACGCAAGGCGGCGTGATCGTCGATGGCCGCGAAGTCAACGCGCCCGGGCCGGACCGGGCGGTGGTCTTCCAGAACCACTCGCTGCTGCCCTGGCTCACCGTGCACCAGAACGTGGCGCTGGCGGTCGAGAAGATCTTCCGCGACAGCAAAACGGCGGCCGAGCGCAAGGCCTGGGTGCTGCACAACCTGGAGATGGTGAACATGACGCATGCGCTGCACCGCCTGCCTTCCGAGATTTCGGGCGGCATGAAACAGCGGGTTGGCATCGCGCGGGCGCTGGCCATGGAGCCCAAGGTGCTGCTGCTCGACGAACCCTTTGGAGCGCTGGACGCCCTGACCCGTGCCCACCTGCAGGACGAAGTCATACGCATCCAGGGTGAACTGGGCAACACCGTGCTGATGATCACCCACGACGTGGACGAGGCCGTGCTGCTGTCCGACCGCGTGGTGATGATGACCAACGGCCCGGCCGCCACCATCGGCCAGATCCTCGACGTGCCCCTGCCACGTCCGCGCAATCGCATCGCGCTGGCCAGCGACAGCGCCTACAACCACTGCCGGCAGGAAATCCTGAGCTTCCTGCACGAAAAGCAGCGCAAGGTGGAACCCATCACCACGCCCCGTTCGGACACGGCGACCGCCGCCCTGCGCGCCTGA
- the nirB gene encoding nitrite reductase large subunit NirB, which translates to MDMRARKQKLVMIGNGMAGVRSLEELLKLAPEMYEITVFGTEPHPNYNRILLSPVLAGEQQLEDIVLNDWAWYETNGITLHAGWTVTEIDRRQRLVHARNAQGETRSAPYDRLILATGSNPFILPVPGKDLQGVLAYRDIADTEAMIAAAAQYRHAVVIGGGLLGLEAANGLMKRGMDVTVVHVAPWLMERQLDEVAGRMLQKSLEDRGMKFRIGAQTGELLGDATGRVARVRFQDGDELPAELVVMAVGIRPNTALAEQTGLHVNRGIVVNDTLQTTTDPRIYAVGECAAHRGIAYGLVAPLFEQGKVLANHLAQFGIGRYTGSLTSTKLKVTGIDLFSAGDFLGGPGTEEIVLSDPHAEGGGVYKKLVLKDDKLVGACLYGDTVDGSWYFKLLRNGRNVTDLRDKLMFGESNIGDAGHQGQSRAMAMADGDEVCGCNGVSKGAICKAIKEKGLFTLDEVRKHTKASASCGSCTGLVEQILMFTAGGDYSATPKTKALCACTEHGHQAVRDAIRTPLPDGRKLLTIPEVYRHLNWKTPNGCATCRPAVNYYLLSTWPKEAVDDPQSRYINERSHANIQKDGTYSVVPRMWGGETTADELRRIADAVDKYKIPTVKVTGGQRIDLLGVKKEDLQNVWRDIGMPSGHAYAKALRTVKTCVGSEWCRMGTQDSTQMGKDLERALWRMQAPHKVKLAVSGCPRNCAESGIKDVGVIGVDSGWELYVAGNGGIKTEVGQFFCKVKTAAEVLEYSGAFLQLYREEGWYLERTVHYVGRVGLDYVKKKILDDHEGRKALWERLQFALDGEPDPWFEADKARVDQRQFIPIQVEKTTA; encoded by the coding sequence ATGGACATGCGCGCCCGCAAACAGAAGCTCGTGATGATTGGCAATGGCATGGCCGGCGTGCGCAGCCTCGAAGAGCTGCTCAAGCTCGCGCCGGAAATGTATGAGATCACCGTCTTCGGCACCGAGCCCCATCCCAACTACAACCGCATCCTGCTCTCGCCTGTGCTCGCGGGCGAACAGCAGCTCGAGGACATCGTGCTCAACGACTGGGCCTGGTACGAGACGAACGGCATCACCCTGCACGCGGGCTGGACGGTGACGGAAATCGATCGCCGCCAGCGCCTCGTGCACGCCCGCAATGCCCAAGGCGAAACACGCAGCGCGCCCTACGACCGGCTGATCCTCGCCACCGGCTCCAACCCCTTCATCCTGCCCGTGCCCGGCAAGGATCTGCAAGGCGTTCTGGCCTACCGCGACATCGCCGACACCGAGGCCATGATCGCCGCCGCCGCGCAATACAGGCACGCCGTCGTGATCGGCGGCGGCCTGCTGGGTCTGGAAGCCGCGAACGGGCTGATGAAGCGCGGCATGGACGTCACCGTGGTGCACGTCGCACCCTGGCTGATGGAGCGCCAGCTGGACGAGGTGGCAGGCCGCATGCTTCAGAAGTCACTGGAAGACCGAGGCATGAAGTTCCGCATCGGCGCACAGACCGGGGAGCTGCTGGGCGACGCCACGGGTCGGGTCGCCCGCGTGCGCTTCCAGGATGGCGATGAACTGCCCGCCGAACTCGTGGTAATGGCCGTGGGCATCCGCCCCAACACCGCGCTGGCCGAGCAGACCGGATTGCACGTGAACCGCGGCATCGTGGTCAACGACACGCTGCAGACCACCACCGACCCGCGCATCTACGCCGTGGGCGAATGCGCGGCGCACCGGGGCATCGCCTACGGCCTGGTGGCGCCGCTGTTCGAACAAGGCAAGGTGCTGGCCAACCACTTGGCGCAGTTCGGCATCGGCCGTTACACGGGTTCGCTCACCTCGACCAAGCTCAAGGTCACCGGCATCGACCTGTTCTCCGCCGGGGACTTCCTCGGCGGACCGGGTACCGAGGAAATCGTGCTCAGCGATCCGCATGCCGAAGGCGGCGGCGTCTACAAGAAACTGGTGCTCAAGGACGACAAGCTGGTCGGTGCTTGCCTCTATGGCGACACGGTGGACGGCAGCTGGTACTTCAAGCTGCTGCGCAATGGGCGCAACGTGACCGACCTGCGCGACAAGCTGATGTTCGGCGAATCGAACATCGGCGACGCGGGCCACCAGGGCCAGTCGCGCGCCATGGCCATGGCCGATGGTGACGAAGTCTGCGGCTGCAACGGCGTCAGCAAGGGCGCGATCTGCAAGGCCATCAAGGAAAAAGGCTTGTTCACCCTGGACGAGGTGCGCAAGCACACCAAGGCCAGCGCAAGTTGCGGCTCCTGCACCGGCCTGGTGGAGCAAATCCTGATGTTCACGGCTGGTGGCGACTACAGCGCCACGCCCAAGACCAAGGCCCTGTGCGCCTGCACCGAGCATGGGCACCAGGCCGTGCGCGACGCCATCCGCACGCCCTTGCCCGACGGGCGCAAGCTGCTGACCATCCCGGAGGTCTACCGGCATCTGAATTGGAAAACACCCAACGGCTGCGCCACCTGCCGCCCCGCGGTCAACTACTACCTGCTCAGTACCTGGCCCAAGGAGGCCGTGGACGACCCACAAAGCCGCTACATCAACGAGCGCAGCCACGCCAACATCCAGAAGGACGGCACCTACAGCGTGGTGCCGCGCATGTGGGGCGGCGAGACCACGGCCGACGAATTGCGCCGCATCGCCGACGCGGTGGACAAGTACAAGATTCCCACCGTCAAGGTCACGGGCGGGCAGCGCATCGACCTGCTGGGCGTGAAGAAGGAAGACCTGCAGAACGTCTGGCGCGACATCGGCATGCCCAGCGGTCACGCCTACGCCAAGGCGCTGCGCACGGTCAAAACCTGCGTGGGCAGCGAATGGTGCCGCATGGGCACGCAGGACAGCACGCAGATGGGCAAGGACCTGGAGCGCGCGCTCTGGCGCATGCAGGCGCCGCACAAGGTCAAGCTCGCGGTCAGTGGCTGCCCGCGCAACTGCGCCGAGTCTGGCATCAAGGACGTGGGCGTGATCGGCGTGGACAGCGGCTGGGAGCTCTACGTCGCGGGCAATGGCGGCATCAAGACCGAGGTAGGTCAGTTCTTCTGCAAGGTCAAGACCGCCGCCGAAGTGCTGGAGTACAGCGGCGCCTTCCTGCAGCTCTACCGCGAAGAAGGCTGGTACCTGGAACGCACCGTGCACTACGTGGGCCGCGTGGGACTGGACTACGTCAAGAAAAAGATCCTCGACGACCACGAAGGGCGCAAAGCCTTGTGGGAGCGCCTGCAGTTCGCGCTGGACGGTGAACCCGACCCCTGGTTCGAGGCTGACAAGGCCCGCGTGGACCAGCGCCAGTTCATCCCCATCCAGGTCGAAAAAACCACGGCCTGA
- a CDS encoding Rieske 2Fe-2S domain-containing protein — translation MSAALDYLVQARPEAMTHYFSFLKDAGKHLDPKTRNLISVITKVHAQTERGLKQYLKRALREGCSAAEVIDALLMAFPALGLTKIVWATDVILSMNLPEFTLEALQGGKAPGRKSPDTSDEAAPRWREALALDEVPDGEVRRVDCDGRGLFIYRGKQEGGETVRVYDSLCPHNATNIPELALERSRKAGQAGEKSLTLTCPKHEWQFDVQSGDCIKKGDTPLTRLDSKVEAGRVWVRW, via the coding sequence ATGAGCGCAGCGCTCGATTACCTCGTCCAGGCCCGTCCCGAGGCCATGACGCATTACTTCAGCTTCCTCAAGGACGCCGGCAAACACCTCGACCCCAAGACGCGCAACCTGATCTCGGTCATCACCAAGGTGCACGCGCAGACCGAGCGCGGCCTCAAGCAATACCTCAAGCGCGCGCTGCGCGAGGGCTGCAGTGCCGCCGAGGTGATCGACGCCCTGCTGATGGCCTTTCCCGCCCTGGGCCTGACCAAGATCGTCTGGGCCACGGACGTGATCCTGTCCATGAACCTGCCCGAATTCACGCTTGAGGCCTTGCAGGGGGGCAAGGCGCCTGGACGGAAGTCCCCTGACACCTCGGACGAAGCAGCCCCGCGCTGGCGCGAGGCACTGGCGCTGGACGAGGTGCCCGACGGGGAAGTCAGACGCGTGGACTGCGACGGCCGCGGCCTCTTCATCTACAGGGGCAAGCAAGAGGGGGGCGAGACCGTGCGGGTCTACGACAGCCTCTGCCCGCACAACGCCACCAACATCCCCGAGCTGGCGCTGGAACGAAGCCGCAAGGCAGGTCAGGCCGGTGAAAAAAGCCTGACCCTCACCTGCCCCAAGCATGAGTGGCAATTCGACGTGCAAAGCGGCGACTGCATCAAGAAGGGTGACACGCCGCTGACCCGTCTGGACAGCAAAGTGGAGGCAGGGCGCGTCTGGGTGCGCTGGTAG
- the nirD gene encoding nitrite reductase small subunit NirD produces the protein MNQWTPICQVEDIPRLGARRVERPQGMAVALFRTAQDDIHALLDRCPHKGGPLSQGIVFGASVACPLHNWTIEFASGCARAPDEGSTPRFAVMVDQGVVHLDATELATLALDVAPPVAGPCLRKVACA, from the coding sequence ATGAACCAATGGACCCCCATCTGCCAGGTCGAGGACATTCCCCGACTGGGCGCGCGCCGCGTCGAACGCCCCCAGGGCATGGCCGTGGCGCTGTTCCGCACGGCGCAGGATGACATCCACGCCTTGCTCGACCGCTGTCCGCACAAGGGTGGCCCGCTGTCGCAAGGCATCGTCTTCGGCGCCAGCGTGGCCTGCCCGCTGCACAACTGGACCATCGAATTCGCCAGTGGCTGCGCCCGCGCGCCCGACGAAGGCAGCACGCCACGCTTTGCCGTCATGGTGGACCAGGGCGTGGTCCACCTCGATGCAACTGAACTTGCCACGCTGGCGCTGGACGTCGCACCGCCCGTGGCCGGCCCCTGCCTGCGCAAGGTGGCCTGCGCCTGA
- a CDS encoding nitrate reductase: MPKETRSTCPYCGVGCGVIIESEGDQITGVRGDPEHPANFGRLCSKGSTLHLTAAPEITRQHRLLQPLRRAQRGDAPVAIGWDEALDDAATRFAQIVQAHGPDAVGFYISGQLLTEDYYVFNKLAKGLIGSNNIDTNSRLCMSSAVSGYKLTLGADAPPTCYEDIDHAGCLFIAGSNTAWAHPVLFRRIEDAKRRRPDLKIVVVDPRRTDTASGADLFLQIQPGTDVALFHGMLHLMLWEGWTDSAYIAAHTQGFDELKSRVRDWTPDRTAQVCGIPKEALAEAARLFATGGGDPQHRRPTLSLYCQGLNQSSSGTAKNAALINLHLATGQIGQAGAGPFSLTGQPNAMGGREVGGMANLLSAHRDLANPAHRAEVAALWGLPSVPEQPGKTAVEMFQAAADGEIKALWIACTNPAQSMPDQATVRRALQRAEFVVVQEAFTTTASCDFADLLLPATTWGEKEGTVTNSERRISRVRAAVRPPGQTRHDWKIVVDFARRLQARGIGSRHALFPYDGPEAIWNEHRASTRGRDLDITGLSYEQLEAAPRQWPCPADTTRHDPGQTPTLMPQHPGVSLGKARLYEDGRFPTPDGRARFASVDYQPVAEPRSARFPFALTTGRLRDQWHGMSRTGTLGRLFGHAPEALVQINASDMARRGLKEGELVHLTSQRGSIVLPLQASEDVASGQAFMAMHWGSEFLGGHSSTGQPLAGVNALTTAAFDPLSKQPELKHTAVKILKAELPWTLLGLAWLPPERVGETRAALRHLMTRFPYTSCVPFGHDKTGLLLRAAADAAPPEELLNQIEALLGLDVTGVLRYVDRKRGQRRALLLRRDAAAPAGPATLQAVLLGGDTRAESWLRNLLQDELPAQAYGRLLLMPGAQAPAAPDAARPRARQVCTCFNVDEDTITQTLTQCGGDDRERLVALQDTLKCGSNCGSCVPELQRLVRRTQAALAPAQPI, encoded by the coding sequence ATGCCTAAGGAAACTCGCTCCACCTGTCCCTACTGCGGTGTGGGCTGCGGTGTGATCATCGAAAGCGAGGGTGACCAGATCACCGGCGTGCGCGGTGACCCGGAGCATCCGGCCAATTTCGGCCGGCTCTGCTCCAAGGGTTCCACCCTGCATCTGACGGCCGCGCCCGAGATCACGCGCCAGCACCGGCTGCTGCAGCCCTTGCGGCGCGCGCAACGCGGCGACGCGCCCGTGGCGATCGGCTGGGATGAGGCGCTGGACGACGCCGCCACGCGTTTCGCCCAAATCGTCCAGGCGCATGGACCGGACGCGGTGGGCTTCTACATCAGCGGCCAATTGCTCACCGAGGACTATTACGTCTTCAACAAACTGGCCAAGGGCCTGATTGGCAGCAACAACATCGACACCAACTCGCGCCTGTGCATGAGCAGCGCCGTGTCGGGCTACAAGCTCACGCTGGGCGCGGACGCGCCACCGACCTGTTACGAAGACATCGACCACGCCGGCTGCCTTTTCATCGCGGGCAGCAACACCGCCTGGGCGCACCCCGTGCTCTTTCGTCGGATCGAGGATGCCAAGCGGCGCCGACCGGACCTGAAGATCGTCGTGGTCGACCCACGGCGCACCGACACTGCGAGCGGCGCCGACCTGTTCCTGCAGATCCAGCCCGGCACCGACGTGGCGCTGTTCCACGGCATGCTGCACCTCATGCTGTGGGAAGGCTGGACGGACAGCGCCTACATCGCCGCGCACACCCAGGGCTTCGACGAACTCAAGAGCCGCGTCCGTGACTGGACACCGGACCGGACGGCGCAGGTCTGCGGCATCCCGAAGGAAGCATTGGCCGAGGCGGCGCGCCTGTTCGCCACCGGTGGGGGAGATCCGCAACACCGCCGCCCCACCCTCAGTCTCTACTGCCAAGGCCTGAACCAGAGCAGCAGCGGCACGGCCAAGAACGCGGCCCTGATCAACCTGCACCTGGCCACGGGCCAGATCGGCCAAGCCGGCGCTGGCCCCTTCTCGCTCACGGGCCAGCCCAACGCCATGGGCGGGCGCGAGGTCGGCGGCATGGCCAACCTGCTGTCCGCCCACCGCGACCTGGCCAACCCCGCGCACCGTGCCGAAGTGGCCGCGCTCTGGGGCCTGCCCTCCGTGCCCGAACAGCCCGGCAAGACGGCGGTAGAGATGTTCCAGGCCGCCGCCGATGGCGAGATCAAGGCGCTCTGGATCGCTTGCACCAACCCCGCGCAGAGCATGCCCGATCAGGCCACGGTGCGACGCGCGCTGCAACGCGCCGAGTTCGTGGTCGTGCAGGAAGCTTTTACCACCACGGCCAGCTGCGACTTTGCCGATCTGCTGCTGCCCGCCACCACCTGGGGCGAAAAAGAGGGTACGGTCACCAACAGCGAACGCCGCATCAGCCGTGTGCGCGCGGCGGTGCGACCGCCTGGCCAGACCCGGCACGACTGGAAAATCGTGGTGGACTTCGCGCGCCGTCTGCAAGCACGGGGTATCGGCTCGCGGCACGCGCTGTTTCCCTACGATGGCCCTGAAGCCATCTGGAACGAACACCGCGCCAGCACGCGCGGACGTGATCTCGACATCACGGGTCTGAGCTATGAACAGCTGGAAGCGGCACCTCGGCAATGGCCCTGCCCCGCCGACACGACCCGGCATGACCCGGGCCAGACCCCAACCCTCATGCCGCAGCACCCCGGGGTCTCGCTCGGCAAAGCCCGTCTGTACGAGGACGGTCGCTTCCCCACCCCCGATGGGCGCGCACGTTTCGCTTCGGTGGACTACCAGCCGGTGGCCGAACCCCGCAGCGCGCGCTTTCCCTTCGCCCTGACCACGGGCCGTCTGCGCGACCAATGGCATGGCATGAGCCGCACCGGCACCCTGGGTCGTCTCTTCGGTCATGCGCCTGAGGCCCTGGTGCAGATCAACGCCAGCGACATGGCGCGGCGCGGCCTGAAGGAAGGAGAGCTTGTGCACCTCACCAGCCAACGCGGCTCCATCGTCCTGCCCCTGCAGGCCAGCGAGGACGTGGCCAGTGGCCAGGCCTTCATGGCCATGCACTGGGGTTCGGAGTTCCTCGGTGGACACAGCAGCACGGGCCAGCCCCTGGCCGGTGTGAACGCGCTCACGACTGCGGCCTTCGACCCGCTTTCCAAACAACCCGAGCTCAAGCACACCGCGGTCAAGATCCTCAAGGCCGAACTGCCCTGGACCTTGCTCGGCCTCGCCTGGTTGCCGCCCGAACGCGTGGGAGAAACGCGCGCAGCCTTGCGTCACCTGATGACGCGCTTTCCCTACACGAGCTGCGTGCCCTTCGGGCACGACAAGACCGGCCTGCTGCTGCGCGCGGCGGCCGACGCGGCCCCACCCGAGGAACTGCTGAACCAGATCGAAGCCCTGCTGGGCCTGGACGTCACGGGCGTGCTGCGTTACGTCGACCGCAAGCGCGGCCAACGCCGTGCCTTGCTGCTGCGACGGGACGCGGCCGCCCCGGCCGGACCGGCCACGCTGCAGGCCGTGCTGCTGGGCGGCGACACCCGTGCTGAAAGCTGGCTGCGCAACCTGCTGCAGGACGAACTGCCCGCGCAGGCCTACGGCCGCCTCTTGCTCATGCCGGGCGCCCAGGCACCGGCCGCCCCGGACGCCGCGCGTCCACGCGCACGCCAGGTCTGCACCTGCTTCAACGTGGACGAAGACACCATCACCCAGACGCTGACGCAATGTGGTGGTGACGATCGCGAACGCTTGGTCGCCTTGCAGGACACGCTGAAGTGCGGCAGCAATTGCGGGTCCTGCGTGCCCGAGCTGCAACGCTTGGTGCGCCGCACGCAGGCGGCCCTGGCGCCTGCGCAACCAATTTGA
- the ntrB gene encoding nitrate ABC transporter permease, which yields MSTPDTLEPLRLATATPASRAGAWLIAKTRALAVHVLPPLILIGLLVLIWELLCARPGATLPPPSRVVQDTWELIVSPFYDNGGNDVGLAWQLLASLKRVAYGYALAVVAGVGLGVLVGQSSWALRGLDPLFQVLRTVPPLAWLPISLAGFRDGHPSAIFVIFITAIWPIIINTSIGIRNIPEDYRNVARVIRLNGFEYFGKIMLPAAAPFIFSGLRIGVGLSWLAIVAAEMLIGGVGIGFFIWDAWNSSRISDIILALVYVGLIGFLLDRLVAWIGHIVTRGTSAS from the coding sequence ATGAGCACCCCCGATACCCTGGAGCCCCTCCGGCTCGCGACAGCGACACCCGCGTCGCGGGCTGGCGCCTGGCTGATCGCCAAGACGCGCGCGCTGGCCGTCCACGTGCTGCCGCCCTTGATCCTCATCGGCCTGCTGGTGCTGATCTGGGAACTGCTGTGCGCGCGGCCCGGCGCCACGCTGCCACCGCCGAGTCGGGTGGTGCAGGACACCTGGGAGCTGATCGTCAGCCCCTTCTACGACAACGGCGGCAACGACGTGGGCCTGGCCTGGCAGCTGCTGGCCAGCTTGAAGCGTGTGGCTTACGGTTATGCGCTGGCGGTGGTGGCTGGCGTGGGTCTGGGCGTGCTGGTGGGCCAGTCCAGCTGGGCGCTGCGCGGCCTGGACCCCTTGTTCCAGGTGCTGCGCACGGTGCCGCCACTGGCCTGGCTGCCGATCTCGCTGGCGGGCTTTCGCGACGGCCACCCCTCGGCCATCTTCGTGATCTTCATCACCGCCATCTGGCCCATCATCATCAACACCTCCATCGGCATCCGCAACATCCCCGAGGACTACCGCAACGTCGCGCGCGTGATCCGGCTCAATGGGTTCGAGTACTTCGGCAAGATCATGTTGCCCGCCGCCGCACCCTTCATCTTCTCGGGGCTGCGCATCGGCGTGGGCCTGTCCTGGCTGGCCATCGTGGCGGCCGAAATGCTGATCGGCGGTGTGGGCATCGGCTTCTTCATATGGGATGCCTGGAACTCCTCGCGCATCAGCGACATCATCCTCGCCCTCGTCTACGTCGGTCTGATCGGCTTCCTGCTCGACCGACTCGTCGCCTGGATCGGCCACATCGTGACGCGCGGCACCTCCGCCAGCTGA
- the crcB gene encoding fluoride efflux transporter CrcB — protein MLASIPAICLGACLGALARWQLGLWLNASGPIAGTFLPWGTLAANLIGGYLVGVCVAVFQALPQLDPTWRLLLVTGFLGALTTFSSFSAEVVNMLMQQRYALALGTAALHLFGSLLLTIVGMQSAKWALPVLLSRTA, from the coding sequence ATGCTTGCTTCCATTCCCGCGATCTGCCTCGGTGCCTGCCTCGGCGCGCTGGCACGCTGGCAACTCGGCCTCTGGCTCAACGCCTCCGGCCCCATCGCTGGCACCTTCCTGCCCTGGGGCACGCTGGCCGCCAACCTGATCGGCGGCTACCTGGTTGGCGTCTGCGTCGCCGTGTTCCAGGCCCTGCCGCAATTGGACCCAACCTGGCGCCTGCTGCTCGTCACGGGCTTCCTGGGTGCGTTGACCACGTTTTCCAGTTTCTCCGCCGAGGTGGTGAACATGCTCATGCAGCAGCGTTATGCCCTGGCCCTGGGCACGGCGGCGCTGCACCTGTTTGGCTCGCTGCTGCTGACCATCGTGGGCATGCAGAGCGCGAAATGGGCTCTCCCGGTCCTGCTGAGTCGCACGGCATGA